In Capsicum annuum cultivar UCD-10X-F1 unplaced genomic scaffold, UCD10Xv1.1 ctg78746, whole genome shotgun sequence, the genomic window AGTCTATCTATAAGAGGAGATCATATGAAAAACGTAACCGATTCTTTCGTTTCTTTGGGCCACTGGCCATCTGCCGGGAGTTTCGGGTTTAATACCGATATTTTAGCAACAAATCCAATAAATCTAAGTGTAGTGCTTGgtgtattgattttttttggaaaGGGAGTGTGTGCGGGTTGTTTATTTCAAGAATAGGCTGGACCAACCAGCTGTACCCTTTTCCGTTATAAGTAGGAAAGAGAGGTGCATGATCTCGCGAATTACTTCTGTATAAATTCAGAAATTATATGTAAGAACCATAGCATTTCGCGATTCATTGGTAAATCGATTTTGATTCTCTATTAACCAATAATGTGGAACTATTAACATGGTTAAAACAAACTGTTTGAAGTCTAGACGCAGCATGGTACTCTTTCTACCACTATGTTAATATAGAGGtggtttcaaaataaatattttatcgaTATAGGATACTCATATTGAGAAAATGATTTTCACCGCTTATTGTAAATTGTAAAAAGGGCGATTTTACCCCCTTTATCTAATGCTGAATCGACGACCTATTCTAAGTAAGAAGGgctttttggatttgaaaaaaaaaaagaaacaactttgCTGACAATTACATATTTTTGATTTTGTCAGAAGAGTCCTCCGAATATTTTGGTCTTACATTAGTTTCGATATCTTTTTGGAATATGAACAAAGAAGAGAAGATAGGCTCATTACATtcataaaaaaagatatgagaattTAACTTAAGTAATTGAGCGTGAGAGCCAAATGAATCGAAAGATTCATGTTTGGTTCGGGAAGGGATTATGGAATTTTGGAAAGGAATGGAAAAATAATCTACTTTCATTAAGTGATTTATTAGATAATCGAAAACAGAGGATCTTGAATACTATTCGAAATTCAGAAGAACTGCGTGGAGGGGCTATTGAACAACTCGAAAAAGCTCGTTCTCGCTTACGGAAAGTAGAAACCGAAGCCGAGCAGTTTCGACTGAATGGATACTCCGAGATAGAACGAGAAAAATTGACTTTGATTAATTCAACTTATAAGACTTTGGAACAATTAGAAAATTACAAAAACGAAACGATTCAGTTTGAACAGCAAAGGGCGATTAATCAAGTCCGACAACGGGTTTTCCAACAAGCCTTACGAGGAGCTCTAGGAACTCTGAATAGTTGTTTGAACAACGAGTTACATTTACGTACCATTAGTGCCAATA contains:
- the LOC124894971 gene encoding ATP synthase subunit b, chloroplastic-like, producing MNRKIHVWFGKGLWNFGKEWKNNLLSLSDLLDNRKQRILNTIRNSEELRGGAIEQLEKARSRLRKVETEAEQFRLNGYSEIEREKLTLINSTYKTLEQLENYKNETIQFEQQRAINQVRQRVFQQALRGALGTLNSCLNNELHLRTISANIGMLGTIKEITD